AAGCCGAACTGGGCTGGCGAAACGCCCTGACCCGTTGGGTCGCCGCCCAACAGCACAACGGCGTCAGCGAACGTCGCACCGCGGCGCAGATGCGCCGCTGGAACAAGACACCCCCAGGCCTGGCGGCCACCGACAAGCAGGCCAAGCGCCTGCGCCGGTTGGGCTTTCGCGTGCGCCAGGCTGGCAAAAAGACCCTGACCCGGCCGTCAGTGGCCTGGATTCAGGAGCATGTGAGCTACGCCAAGGCCGGGCTGCTGATCCGCATCCTGGACGACGAACGTCGCGAGTCCACCGGCGCGCAGAGCTGGGAAATCACTCTGCCGAAACGCCAGTTCATCGGCGTGAACACCCAACGCGACACCAGCCTGTTGGTTAACCAGGTGTTGCAACAAATCCTCAATTCCCCCCGCTAACGAGGCACTGCATGGCACTCGGTCAAGTCACCGTCGACAATCTCAATCTGGGCCAGGGTGCCGTTAAAGAGA
This portion of the Pseudomonas sp. MRSN 12121 genome encodes:
- a CDS encoding phage virion morphogenesis protein, yielding MAERSAFTLDARGQLGVREQLALLSLPPQLRRRLLNQVTKRVRTMSRKRVRDQQNLDGSPFAPRKGDGKGKKKMEAGLAKLMLVTRLSADEAELGWRNALTRWVAAQQHNGVSERRTAAQMRRWNKTPPGLAATDKQAKRLRRLGFRVRQAGKKTLTRPSVAWIQEHVSYAKAGLLIRILDDERRESTGAQSWEITLPKRQFIGVNTQRDTSLLVNQVLQQILNSPR